The sequence GCTCTGCTGTCCCTGTCCCTCCACTCCCTCTGGGTTCCTGTTTTGGAATTCTCGACCATTATCAGTTATTCTTATAGGACAATCAGGCCGTCAAACTGGTGGAACGTGGAATGATAATTAAGCCATCTAGCAACTTTTATTTAAGGGGAGTTAGGGGTAAACTTCTAGGAGTTTGATGGGTCAAAAATGTGTTGAATGATAGGATGTCATCGTTTTAAATCCTCTTGCTATGACCACAGAACTGATTACAGCATCAAAAAATAAATTATGGTTAGCGGCGATTAAGCCTCCGATGTATAGTGTGGCCATTATGCCAATTTGGGTCGGCACTGCCGTTGCCGTCTTTGAAACCTCTACCCTCAATTGGAAAGTTTTTACCACCTTTATCACGGCTGCTATTTTAATTTTAGCCTGGGAAAACCTTTTGAATGATGTCTTTGATTCAGAAACAGGAATTGACAAAAATAAGCATCATTCCTTAGTCAATTTAACCGGAAATAAATTATTTATTCTCGCTATTGGGAATGGTTGTTTAGCCTTAGCTCTTTTAGGATTATTAGCAATTTGTTGGTGGCAAAAGGATTTAACGGTTTTAGGATTAATTCTCCTGTGTTGTGGATTGGGGTATTTATATCAAGGGCCTCCCTTTCGGTTAGGATATCAAGGATTAGGAGAATTTTTATGTTTTTTTGCTTTTGGGCCTTTGGGAGTTTCCGCCGCCTATTATAGTCAAACCCAAAGCTGGTCATGGGTTTGTTTAGCCACATCAATTATTGTCGGAATTCCAATCACCTTAGTTTTATTTTGTTCCCATTTTCATCAAGTGGAAGATGATATTTTGGCGGGTAAAAAGTCTCCAATTGTGCGTTTAGGAACAGAAAAAGGTGCCAAACTTTTACCTTGGGTTTGTGGAAGTATTTTTCTGTTAACCGGGGGATTAGTGCTATTGGGAATTTTACCCATTTGGACGTTACTCAGCTTTGTTGGCATTCCCTCTGCTATCAAACTCTGTCGTCATGTTAGTCAATATCATAACCAGCCTAACTTAGTTAGCAATTGCAAATTTATTGCGATTTCTCTACAATTTTGGAGTAGCTTATTCTTAGGAGTAGGGTTAATTTTACATTAAATGAACACCCTTTTGTTATTTATTGATTTGGTGGGCTTTGCCCACCAGAAAAATTTCCAGGTTATACACCACCACTACGCATTACAGTTAGGATACTTCTAAATCCAGTAAGCTTATTCATGGCTTATTGTTCCCTGTTCCCTGTTCCCTGTTCCCTACTATAAAAAGAGGTTAAATAATGATACAGTTTATTCCGTTAATAGGACGAACATTTTTAGCAACGATTTTCATTCACGCTGCGGTTAATAAAATCTTTGATTTTGCCAATACTCAAACGATGATGACAGAAAAAGGTTTACCGTTTGCAGGGGTATTATTAGTAGTGACTATTATTATCCAAATTGTCGGAGGATTATCGTTAGTGGTCGGGTATAAAACCCATTTAGGAGCTTGGCTTTTAATTCTATTCTTAATTCCAACAACCTTAATCTTTCATAATTTTTGGGATGCACCCTCAGAAAAAATTGATTTTTTCAAAAATTTATCAATTATGGGTGGGTTACTGATGATTACCTATTTTGGAGCAGGGCCAGTAAGTGTTGATGAACATATTACGATGAGTAATACTGATTTTACTGATCCTGATAATCCCTAACGAATTCTTGAATCAGTTTTTGATTTAATTTCCCTTGAGAATTGCGAGGTAACTGTTCTAAAGAAATCCACAATTTAGGATGTTTAAATTTAGATAATTTTCCGATCATTGCCTGTTTTAATTCCACCAGAGAAACCTGTTTAAAACTCGGAACATAGACCGCAACCACAATTTCACCCCAGTATTCATCCGGTTTCCCTATCACACAAATATCCTGAACTAAACCCGTAGAACGAATAACCGCTTCTACTTCTGCGGGAAATACATTTTCTCCCCCAGTAATAATTTTATTACTCTGTCTTCCCACTAATGTTAAATATCCCTGTTCATCCCAACAGCCTAAATCATCAGGTATAAAACTATTAATCCGTCTTTGAGGATCAAAATTATCGTGATAATATCCTAACATTAAGGAATCCGCTTCAATT comes from Planktothrix sp. FACHB-1365 and encodes:
- the menA gene encoding 2-carboxy-1,4-naphthoquinone phytyltransferase translates to MTTELITASKNKLWLAAIKPPMYSVAIMPIWVGTAVAVFETSTLNWKVFTTFITAAILILAWENLLNDVFDSETGIDKNKHHSLVNLTGNKLFILAIGNGCLALALLGLLAICWWQKDLTVLGLILLCCGLGYLYQGPPFRLGYQGLGEFLCFFAFGPLGVSAAYYSQTQSWSWVCLATSIIVGIPITLVLFCSHFHQVEDDILAGKKSPIVRLGTEKGAKLLPWVCGSIFLLTGGLVLLGILPIWTLLSFVGIPSAIKLCRHVSQYHNQPNLVSNCKFIAISLQFWSSLFLGVGLILH
- a CDS encoding DoxX family protein, translated to MIQFIPLIGRTFLATIFIHAAVNKIFDFANTQTMMTEKGLPFAGVLLVVTIIIQIVGGLSLVVGYKTHLGAWLLILFLIPTTLIFHNFWDAPSEKIDFFKNLSIMGGLLMITYFGAGPVSVDEHITMSNTDFTDPDNP